The Daphnia pulex isolate KAP4 chromosome 3, ASM2113471v1 genome includes a region encoding these proteins:
- the LOC124190603 gene encoding fibrillin-2-like isoform X3 has product MKPSSSVMMIAFWFLLIAWPSTNAEVKLESGCLKPETPEHGEMFVLWSGLLVQFRCKSADYKLVGAAAVICRNRTWTQDPPVCVHHHQLEAHLASQQQQQSVGDNGSSEMAEMMTKEEQDRMDDVQSAGANPTLSMMTASDEDPVSRGKNNNKKKDGGGGKGNKKEDKKNKTEKKEATKEPKNKAEGKASKTPPASSSTNAPAEKKNKGKKGNGDNKHPSGKGSSAASSEARNVNEVESTDGAEESGPNSPVDFATLDQSCLVDADNNNSPVVQAPAIPHGSGIKYIRKRNKGPGGGNRYAAAVFQCAAGYQFVVPDADRLYCRQGRWIGPSPICIIPDTDQTDQGAGAVSNNALTEREEESANAGSYGYGTGRSECGEDKGGCEQICDDTSGRATCLCYRGYVVAQDGVSCTDVDECAVDNGGCEGTCVNRQGSYQCFCSSGFRLASNGKKCIDHNECLLRNGHGPCQGTCRNTHGSYECSCDERPGTQLAADGHTCEDLDECSLGDNFGCSHTCLNTLGTAFCTCPDGYMLGDDWKTCEDMDECELEDVGQTCAGTCINTIGSFRCSEEDDASSQEDRQDPENEEDDGEAAEAIQEAATSSSTQTSTTTSTTITTPTTTTTTTTTTTPTPTTTSTEATTTTSIPTTMKAITTTTTTTESPALIPAEEEDEDEENGEEEEGGEEESEDGEEEEPEEPEDNKIDPITTTTTPPPAVIVETKEEEKIPELEETCPEGFQLADRLAEAEDGSACLDVDECATEDQFGCSHLCVNTQGSAHCDCPSGWKMANDGKTCRDIDECSTGNNFGCSHQCVNTDGSAHCSCPSGYSLDASDHKTCVDVDECSDQTLPNFGCSHHCVNLPGSAECKCTAGYKLRADQKTCKDIDECAKENGGCSHECVNLKGGMRCECPGGYRLSETDAKSCLDIDECASLDEETEHSCRATGGSCHNTLGSYQCICPEGFRSIGTACTDIDECAELSPCSTACTNLQGSYRCDCDDGFENVNGTCADINECPNGVCDQLCTNIPGSYICDCHPGYQLIGDVCIDIDECAIGNPCDDICRNTVGAFECLCAEGFQLNNDDQCVDIDECLNDPCEGICINTQGSYSCSCELGYQLGDNGTCSDVDECLSSPCPVECINSPGSFTCLCPFGYEFDDNVCKDIDECQKQPCGTNAKCINNEGSFACQCEPGYALRGRDCEDVDECKVNPCNGVCINFPGSYQCICDPGYELRDGRCEDIDECLNYKCGGRCTNLPGSYRCDCEKGYKLEGERCVDVDECVSLKPCKGSCINLPGSYRCDCNAGYQTEGNECIDIDECSHRNGGCSHICVNTVGSFRCACNPGFDVSHKNQSNCVDVNECRSNNGGCSQDCINTRGAYHCTCSDQYYLEADGRTCIELPPRCPRMKVPDHGDMECTQNLNQTQHRSREQEDEALIAENGRGDLGASGRSANRSHKSRALYNTGSTCVIRCNKGYKLVGDSTISCGRSGLWIGEPATCIPLSCPKLLAPDNGALMPNTCSTGKTFAGQQCQVRCRAGFRLIGGGTYHCLPSQQWRSPDEPARCERIDSPVPFIQCPGNMAVNLPAQQNRAYVTFSQPKSNMDWFRYVDSDPLWAKQLGGELPVGLNVITFRVRSPVSDLTAACNFTIEIFDKEIPRMTNCPSSLTVFLEPGQSSQIVTWNEPIFTDNIEIVQLNKSREPGELFQSGYHEITYVAQDGAGNQAKCQFTIHVTSPTVHRDTSSPITKLPRGRVLVRCPGIKPGKYVEMYTYKVPAGCIVINNPSAYTRATVTTLAPRYTVFDWDFGASGGDVDGRDSANSGRHPTSHNKLVDGVPRLRDAGAPSAPVIVPGPALIPSMGGGQTVRLSNGRARKSRINEANLQLLPNVPSGSNDPVDHRGNKNRNRDKKRGGVVDLLLPFTANDAELQSPTTARSGRKRQHGPKHQPKLVPGPSFVPGNERNSKIKEKKEKNTAAGSTSNNRKNKTTAS; this is encoded by the exons AAGTGAAACTGGAATCGGGATGCCTCAAGCCAGAGACGCCCGAACACGGCGAGATGTTCGTCCTGTGGTCCGGCCTCCTGGTCCAGTTCCGCTGCAAGAGCGCCGACTACAAACTGGTCGGCGCGGCCGCCGTCATTTGTCGCAACCGGACCTGGACTCAAGACCCGCCCGTCTGCGTTCATCACCATCAGCTGGAAGCTCATCTggccagccaacaacaacaacagtctgTCGGTGACAACG GCTCGTCGGAAATGGCCGAGATGATGACCAAAGAAGAGCAAGACCGGATGGATGACGTCCAATCAGCTGGAGCCAACCCGACTTTATCGAT GATGACGGCGTCGGACGAGGATCCCGTCAGCCGTGGCAAGaataacaacaagaagaaggacggcggcggcggcaaaggcaacaaaaaggaagacaagaagaataaaactgaaaagaaGGAAGCGACTAAAGAGCCAAAGAATAAAGCGGAAGGCAAAGCATCAAAGACTCCGCCGGCTTCCAGCAGCACCAATGCCCCcgcagaaaagaagaataaag GGAAAAAAGGCAACGGCGATAACAAACATCCGTCTGGCAAAGGATCATCGGCCGCCAGCAGCGAGGCTCGAAACGTCAACGAAGTCGAATCGACGGACGGCGCGGAAGAATCCGGACCAAACTCGCCAGTGGATTTCGCCACTTTGGATCAATCCTGCCTGGTCGATGCcgataacaacaacagtcCAGTCGTCCAAGCTCCAGCCATTCCCCACGGATCGGGAATCAAATACATTCG gAAGCGAAACAAAGGGCCGGGTGGTGGGAATCGTTACGCCGCTGCCGTGTTCCAGTGCGCTGCTGGCTACCAGTTTGTCGTCCCGGACGCGGATCGTCTTTACTGCCGGCAAGGGCGTTGGATAGGACCGAGCCCAATTTGCATCATACCCGACACCGACCAGACCGATCAAG GTGCTGGCGCAGTGAGCAATAACGCTCTGACCGAGAGGGAGGAGGAGTCGGCCAACGCCGGCAGCTACGGCTACGGCACCGGACGGTCAGAATGTGGCGAAGATAAAGGCGGATGCGAGCAGATCTGCGACGACACCAGCGGACGGGCCACTTGTTTATGCTACCGAGGCTACGTCGTTGCCCAAGACGGAGTCAGCTGCACAG atgtGGACGAGTGCGCGGTTGACAACGGCGGATGCGAGGGAACCTGCGTCAATCGACAAGGCTCCTACCAGTGCTTCTGCTCCTCGGGATTCCGGCTGGCTTCCAACGGCAAAAAATGCATAG ATCACAACGAGTGTTTGTTGCGCAACGGTCACGGCCCGTGCCAGGGCACTTGCCGAAACACTCACGGCAGTTACGAGTGCAGCTGCGACGAAAGGCCGGGAACTCAACTGGCGGCCGACGGGCACACGTGCGAAGATCTCGACGAGTGCAGTTTGGGCGACAATTTCGGCTGCTCTCACACGTGCCTCAACACCCTGGGAACGGCCTTCTGCACCTGCCCAGACGGTTACATGCTGGGCGACGACTGGAAAACATGCGAAG ACATGGACGAATGCGAATTGGAGGACGTTGGGCAAACTTGTGCGGGCACGTGCATCAACACCATCGGCTCCTTCCGCTGTTCGGAGGAGGACGACGCGTCATCGCAAGAGGACAGACAGGATCCCGAGAACGAGGAAGACGATGGAGAAGCCGCGGAAGCAATCCAGGAAGCAGCTACTTCCAGCTCCACTCAGACGAGTACGACCACTTCAACCACCATCACCACTCCcacgactactactaccacgACTACCACAACCACCCCCACTCCAACAACCACTTCGACGGAGGCAACGACCACCACGTCAATTCCGACGACGATGAAAGCGATTACGACGACTACCACAACCACGGAATCGCCCGCTCTTATTCCGGCagaagaggaagacgaagatgaagagaacggagaagaagaagaaggaggagaggAGGAGAGCGAAGATGGAGAGGAGGAAGAACCGGAAGAACCGGAAGACAACAAAATCGATCCtatcacgacgacgacgacgcctcCTCCTGCAGTAATAGTCGAGActaaagaggaagaaaagattCCAGAGCTGGAAGAGACTTGTCCGGAAGGTTTTCAACTAGCCGATCGGCTGGCAGAAGCCGAAGATGGATCGGCCTGTTTGGATGTAGACGAATGCGCCACAGAGGATCAATTCGGTTGCTCCCATCTCTGTGTCAATACGCAAGGATCGGCTCATTGCGACTGCCCCAGCGGCTGGAAAATGGCCAACGACGGCAAAACATGTCGAG ATATTGACGAATGTTCGACGGGCAACAATTTCGGTTGTTCGCATCAGTGCGTCAATACGGATGGATCGGCCCACTGTTCATGCCCTTCCGGCTACTCCTTGGACGCCAGTGACCACAAAACGTGCGTCGATGTGGACGAATGCTCGGACCAAACGCTGCCCAACTTTGGATGCTCTCATCACTGTGTCAACCTGCCCGGAAGCGCCGAATGCAAGTGCACGGCCGGCTACAAGCTTCGTGCCGATCAGAAAACTtgcaaag atatcgacGAATGCGCCAAGGAAAATGGAGGCTGTTCACACGAGTGTGTCAATCTCAAAGGCGGAATGAGGTGCGAATGTCCCGGCGGATACCGTCTGAGCGAAACAGACGCCAAGAGCTGCCTCGACATTGACGAATGTGCATCACTGGATGAAGAAACTGAACACTCGTGTCGCGCAACTGGCGGCTCCTGTCACAACACACTTGGCTCTTACCAGTGCATTTGTCCGGAAGGATTCCGGAGCATTGGCACAGCTTGCACAG acATTGATGAATGCGCCGAACTGTCACCGTGCTCAACGGCCTGCACCAACCTGCAGGGATCGTACCGATGCGATTGCGACGATggatttgaaaatgtcaacGGGACATGCGCAG ATATCAACGAGTGTCCCAACGGAGTCTGCGATCAACTTTGTACCAACATCCCAGGATCCTACATCTGCGACTGTCATCCCGGATATCAGCTCATAGGAGATGTCTGCATAG ATATTGACGAGTGCGCAATCGGCAATCCTTGCGACGACATTTGTCGCAATACTGTTGGCGCCTTCGAATGCCTGTGCGCCGAAGGTTTCCAGTTGAATAACGACGACCAGTGTGTCGATATTGACGAGTGTCTCAACGACCCCTGCGAGGGCATCTGCATCAATACTCAAGGATCCTACTCGTGCTCCTGCGAACTTGGATACCAACTGGGAGATAACGGAACTTGTTCag ATGTCGACGAATGTCTTAGCAGCCCATGCCCGGTCGAGTGCATCAATTCTCCAGGATCTTTCACTTGCCTTTGCCCTTTTGGCTACGAGTTTGACGACAACGTTTGCAAAG atatAGACGAATGCCAGAAGCAACCGTGTGGTACAAATGCCAAATGCATCAACAACGAGGGATCATTTGCTTGCCAGTGTGAACCTGGCTACGCCCTCCGAGGCAGAGACTGCGAAG atGTGGATGAATGCAAAGTAAACCCGTGCAATGGAGTTTGTATTAATTTCCCAGGGTCTTATCAATGTATTTGCGACCCTGGTTACGAACTGCGTGATGGACGTTGTGAAG ATATTGACGAATGTTTGAACTACAAGTGTGGCGGCCGGTGCACAAATTTACCAGGAAGTTATCGTTGTGATTGTGAAAAGGGTTATAAATTGGAAGGAGAACGCTGCGTTGATGTGGACGAGTGTGTGTCACTCAAACCTTGTAAAGGCAGTTGCATCAATCTTCCTGGAAGTTATCGCTGCGATTGCAATGCCGGCTACCAGACTGAAGGCAACGAATGCATCG ATATTGACGAATGCAGCCACCGTAATGGCGGCTGCTCTCACATATGCGTCAATACAGTCGGATCTTTCCGCTGTGCGTGCAATCCTGGTTTCGACGTCAGCCATAA GAATCAGAGCAATTGTGTGGATGTGAACGAATGTCGTTCCAATAACGGCGGCTGCAGCCAGGACTGCATCAATACCCGTGGCGCTTATCACTGCACGTGCAGCGATCAGTATTACCTTGAAGCGGACGGGCGGACATGCATTGAACTTCCGCCAAGATGTCCAAGAATGAAAGTTCCTGACCACGGAGACATGGAATgcacacaaaatttaaatcaaaccCAGCACAGGTCCAGGGAACAGGAGGACGAGGCTCTGATCGCCGAGAATGGACGAGGGGATTTGGGTGCCAGCGGACGGTCGGCGAATCGTTCACACAAATCGCGGGCTCTTTACAATACCGGATCGACTTGCGTCATCCGCTGCAACAAAGGATACAAATTGGTTGGGGACTCGACAATCTCCTGCGGTCGCTCGGGGCTTTGGATAGGAGAACCTGCCACTTGCATAC CTTTGTCATGCCCCAAACTGCTGGCACCAGATAATGGTGCACTTATGCCAAATACCTGCTCCACCGGGAAGACTTTTGCTGGTCAACAATGTCAAGTTCGCTGTCGTGCCGGATTCCGTCTTATCGGCGGAGGCACTTATCATTGCTTGCCATCTCAACAATGGCGCAGTCCTGATGAACCTGCACGCTGCGAAAGGATCG ACAGTCCAGTTCCTTTTATCCAGTGCCCCGGTAATATGGCGGTAAATCTTCCAGCGCAACAAAATCGAGCTTACGTGACTTTCTCTCAGCCAAAATCTAATATGGATTGGTTCCG TTACGTGGATTCGGATCCTTTATGGGCGAAACAATTGGGTGGGGAGCTGCCGGTTGGTTTGAACGTCATCACTTTCCGGGTCCGGTCGCCCGTTTCGGATCTCACAGCCGCCTGCAACTTTACCATCGAAATCTTTG ataaGGAAATTCCACGAATGACTAACTGTCCGTCGTCTTTGACCGTTTTTCTGGAACCGGGCCAATCTTCACAG ATCGTGACATGGAACGAGCCTATTTTTACCGACAACATTGAGATCGTCCAGCTCAACAAGTCCAGG gAACCGGGAGAGCTGTTCCAGTCTGGCTATCACGAAATCACGTACGTAGCACAAGACGGAGCGGGCAATCAAGCCAAGTGCCAGTTTACTATCCACGTCACGAGTCCCACCGTCCACAGGGATACAAGTTCGCCCATCACCAAG TTACCCAGAGGTCGAGTGTTGGTCCGTTGCCCTGGCATCAAGCCGGGCAAGTACGTCGAAATGTACACG TACAAGGTCCCGGCTGGCTGCATCGTCATCAATAATCCAAGCGCTTACACACGAGCCACAGTCACGACATTGGCTCCACGCTACACAG TGTTTGATTGGGATTTCGGCGCTTCGGGCGGCGACGTCGACGGCCGGGATTCGGCCAATTCTGGTCGGCATCCGACATCTCACAACAAATTAGTGGATGGTGTCCCTCGGTTGCGGGACGCAGGGGCTCCTTCGGCTCCCGTCATTGTGCCCGGCCCCGCCTTGATTCCATCAATGGGTGGCGGCCAAACGGTACGGCTCAGCAACGGCCGTGCCCGCAAATCACGCATTAACGAGGCCAATCTCCAGCTGTTGCCCAACGTTCCGTCAG GTTCCAATGATCCAGTAGACCACAGGGGAAACAAAAACCGCAACCGTGACAAGAAACGAGGTGGTGTAGTTGATTTGTTACTGCCGTTCACAGCAAACGATGCTGAGCTCCAAAGCCCAACGACAGCTCGATCCGGAAGGAAACGTCAACACGGACCCAAGCATCAACCTAAACTCGTCCCTGGTCCCAGTTTTGTTCCGGGCAATGAACGCAACAG taaaataaaagaaaagaaggagaaaaatacTGCTGCTGGCTCCACTTCAAATAATCGAAAGAATAAAACGACTGCAAGCTAA